The following are encoded in a window of uncultured Pseudomonas sp. genomic DNA:
- a CDS encoding enoyl-CoA hydratase/isomerase family protein, whose protein sequence is MNFETIIYRKADHYAEIRFNRPHRLNAVVEQFYHELLAALTQAENDPEVRAVLLTGEGRAFCVGADMKEHGAGERTLSQRRDYLQVGNDVCEKIFRLKIPVVAAINGYALGAGAEMACCCDFVLMAETAKIGFPEISIGTCVGGGVTQFLPRLVGLAKARELIFTGEKITGKEAAAIGMVNRSVADDELQSEAERFIGVLASKAPISMSMAKRLLNNASYQNLEDQLKLEIDSVFICSTTADWQEGVDAFAEKRLPRFKGC, encoded by the coding sequence ATGAATTTCGAAACGATCATTTACCGTAAAGCAGATCACTATGCGGAGATTCGCTTTAATCGTCCGCACCGCCTCAATGCCGTGGTTGAACAGTTCTATCACGAGTTGTTAGCCGCGTTGACGCAGGCTGAAAATGATCCAGAGGTACGTGCCGTGTTACTCACCGGCGAGGGCCGAGCATTCTGCGTCGGCGCTGATATGAAGGAGCATGGTGCGGGTGAGCGGACGCTTAGCCAGCGCCGCGACTATCTACAAGTAGGCAACGATGTATGCGAAAAAATATTTCGCCTGAAAATCCCCGTTGTTGCCGCCATCAACGGCTATGCCCTGGGCGCCGGCGCAGAGATGGCTTGCTGTTGCGACTTCGTACTGATGGCTGAGACGGCAAAAATCGGCTTTCCGGAAATCAGCATTGGCACCTGTGTGGGCGGCGGTGTAACTCAGTTCCTGCCTCGCCTTGTAGGACTGGCGAAGGCGCGTGAACTGATATTCACCGGTGAAAAAATAACAGGTAAGGAAGCGGCCGCAATCGGCATGGTTAACCGTTCGGTAGCCGATGACGAACTTCAAAGCGAAGCCGAGCGATTTATCGGTGTGCTGGCGAGCAAAGCGCCTATCTCCATGTCGATGGCAAAACGCCTTTTGAATAACGCCTCGTACCAAAACCTAGAAGATCAATTAAAGCTGGAAATCGACAGTGTCTTTATCTGTTCGACCACCGCCGATTGGCAGGAGGGCGTTGATGCCTTTGCCGAGAAACGCCTCCCCCGATTCAAAGGCTGTTGA
- a CDS encoding universal stress protein — MFNDILVAVDLNYAEEQRAVLKVARELAVVHGSRLHVVSIIPDIASALVGINFSVAERKRVLEQVNTQLHAYVKDVVGDSCPVQHIVDTGKVYEEVLLLANKLPIDLIVMGAHQPALSDYLLGSNSARVVRHATCSVFIVRPSEVVSE; from the coding sequence ATGTTTAACGATATTCTTGTAGCGGTAGATCTTAATTACGCAGAAGAGCAGCGTGCAGTTTTAAAGGTGGCTAGGGAACTGGCGGTTGTCCATGGCTCCCGCCTGCATGTTGTCTCTATCATTCCGGATATTGCTAGCGCTCTTGTCGGCATTAATTTTTCAGTGGCTGAGCGCAAGCGGGTACTCGAGCAGGTCAATACACAGCTTCATGCCTATGTTAAGGATGTCGTCGGTGATAGTTGCCCTGTGCAGCATATCGTCGACACCGGAAAAGTTTATGAGGAGGTTTTGCTGTTGGCCAATAAACTACCCATTGACCTCATCGTTATGGGGGCACACCAGCCCGCACTTAGCGATTATTTACTAGGCTCGAATTCCGCACGAGTAGTGCGTCACGCCACCTGCTCGGTATTTATTGTCAGGCCCAGCGAGGTGGTGAGTGAGTAA
- a CDS encoding TRAP transporter permease — translation MAIFKRTEKVPVDAVDDLIAMADTGARNPKSRIVTSLLWWTLLLWALFQLWIASPIPYILGVGVMNDTETRAIHLAFAVFLAFTSFPAFKNSPRRYIPLADWGLAFLAAGCAAYIWIFYESLSTRPGMPNSFDIAVAGFGMVILLEAARRALGAPLAVVALVFLAYVFFGSADFLPDVIRWKGASFEKAMSHMWLGTEGVFGVALGISSGFVFLFVLFGSLLNQAGAGNYFIQIAFSLLGHMRGGPAKAAVISSAMTGLISGSSLANVVTTGTFTIPLMRRVGFSPEKAAAVEASSSVNGVLTPPVMGAVAFLMTEYVGISYIEVIKHAIIPALISYIALVYIVHLEAMKHDMCGLPRSTPIAPWKARLIRSGIILSSFMILCSLLYYTVVFIKSQLGDLAPWPLALLIIAGYVGLLKIAAKSPDPELGESAFEKLPAFADIYKSGIHYIIPMLVLVWFLMVEGKSPGLSAFYASLLMAFILFTQKPLKAIFRGTSDFKKQVKIGFMDLCEGMVNGSRNMIGIAIATAAAGVIVGTVTLTGVGQVMAEFVELLSGGNLFLMLVLVATLCIILGMGLPSTANYIVVSSLMAGVVVELAAQGGLILPLIAVHMFVFYYGIIGDVTPPVGLCSYAAAAIAKGDPLKTGFMACFYSLRTAVLPFLFVFNTELLLIDVSPMHAIFVFVIGLTAMLLFAAGTMGFFFVRSRLWESAALLLISFTLFRPGFFLDMIDPPFEQVASAQIFEIADKAPAETGIRARLRGETIDGKLVESTFILPLGADRADGGMRLEQAAGVQFRFEGERVYVDNITYGGVAQKAGIDLDWEVLVIEQTKERLDKEIFYVPAFLLLALVIFLQRRRKAPAEVAKEVNYV, via the coding sequence ATGGCTATATTCAAACGCACGGAGAAAGTACCTGTAGATGCTGTCGATGATCTAATAGCGATGGCGGATACCGGAGCGCGCAATCCGAAAAGCCGGATTGTGACATCTCTGCTCTGGTGGACCTTGTTACTTTGGGCACTGTTTCAACTTTGGATTGCCTCTCCCATACCTTATATCCTGGGCGTCGGTGTGATGAATGACACCGAAACTCGGGCCATCCATTTGGCATTCGCCGTATTTCTAGCATTCACGTCCTTTCCAGCATTCAAAAACAGCCCTCGCCGATATATACCACTTGCAGACTGGGGCTTAGCTTTTTTGGCTGCTGGCTGCGCCGCCTATATTTGGATTTTTTACGAGTCACTTTCAACTCGACCGGGAATGCCGAACTCGTTTGATATCGCCGTGGCCGGGTTTGGGATGGTTATTCTGCTGGAGGCGGCACGCCGCGCTCTCGGTGCGCCTTTGGCTGTGGTAGCACTGGTCTTCCTCGCCTATGTTTTCTTCGGCTCTGCAGACTTTCTACCGGATGTGATCCGCTGGAAGGGGGCGTCCTTCGAAAAGGCCATGTCTCACATGTGGCTCGGCACCGAAGGGGTATTCGGTGTTGCTCTTGGCATCTCGTCAGGATTTGTGTTCCTGTTTGTTCTTTTTGGGTCTTTGTTAAACCAGGCGGGTGCCGGAAATTATTTCATTCAAATCGCATTTTCTCTGCTGGGGCATATGCGTGGAGGTCCGGCCAAGGCGGCGGTTATTTCCTCGGCAATGACCGGTTTAATTTCAGGTTCCTCTCTGGCCAATGTGGTGACCACTGGTACCTTTACTATTCCCTTGATGCGCCGGGTCGGTTTCTCGCCGGAAAAGGCAGCTGCTGTTGAAGCCTCTTCTTCCGTTAACGGCGTACTTACTCCTCCGGTGATGGGTGCTGTTGCATTCTTGATGACCGAATATGTCGGTATCAGCTACATCGAGGTGATCAAGCACGCAATCATCCCCGCGTTGATCTCATATATAGCGCTCGTCTATATCGTGCATTTGGAAGCGATGAAGCATGACATGTGCGGGCTGCCCCGCAGTACGCCTATTGCTCCTTGGAAAGCACGCCTGATCCGCTCCGGTATCATACTGTCTAGCTTTATGATCCTCTGCAGCTTGCTCTACTACACGGTCGTGTTTATCAAGTCCCAACTGGGTGATCTGGCGCCTTGGCCGCTGGCATTGTTGATCATTGCTGGTTATGTAGGCCTGCTGAAGATTGCCGCAAAGTCCCCTGATCCCGAACTTGGCGAAAGTGCATTTGAAAAATTGCCAGCCTTCGCAGATATCTACAAGTCGGGTATTCATTACATCATTCCTATGCTGGTGTTGGTGTGGTTCCTGATGGTCGAAGGCAAATCTCCGGGACTCTCCGCATTCTATGCCAGTCTGCTGATGGCTTTTATTCTGTTCACACAGAAACCACTGAAGGCAATCTTCCGTGGTACGAGTGATTTTAAAAAGCAGGTCAAAATCGGCTTCATGGACCTCTGTGAAGGGATGGTCAATGGTTCGCGGAATATGATTGGTATCGCCATCGCCACGGCAGCAGCTGGTGTGATAGTGGGAACGGTCACACTGACAGGTGTAGGTCAGGTGATGGCTGAATTTGTCGAACTACTATCTGGCGGCAATTTGTTCTTGATGCTGGTCTTAGTGGCGACGCTCTGCATCATCTTGGGCATGGGGCTACCCTCAACCGCCAACTACATTGTTGTATCGTCACTAATGGCCGGTGTGGTGGTAGAACTTGCCGCACAGGGTGGCCTGATTTTGCCGTTGATTGCCGTGCACATGTTTGTGTTTTATTACGGCATCATTGGTGATGTAACACCTCCAGTGGGCCTTTGCTCTTATGCGGCGGCAGCAATCGCTAAGGGAGACCCCCTTAAAACGGGGTTTATGGCCTGCTTCTATTCGTTGCGCACAGCCGTTCTACCTTTCCTGTTTGTGTTCAATACAGAGCTGTTGCTTATCGATGTATCGCCTATGCATGCGATTTTCGTGTTCGTAATTGGGCTGACTGCAATGCTGCTTTTTGCAGCCGGTACCATGGGGTTCTTCTTCGTTCGAAGCCGGCTCTGGGAGTCCGCTGCGCTGCTCTTGATCTCCTTTACCCTGTTCCGTCCGGGTTTTTTCCTGGACATGATCGATCCGCCCTTTGAGCAGGTCGCGTCGGCCCAGATCTTTGAAATCGCTGATAAAGCCCCAGCTGAGACTGGTATTCGAGCACGGCTGCGCGGCGAGACGATAGACGGCAAGCTGGTCGAGTCGACCTTCATATTGCCGTTGGGAGCAGATAGAGCTGATGGTGGAATGCGCTTAGAGCAGGCCGCAGGTGTGCAGTTTCGTTTCGAGGGGGAACGTGTCTACGTAGACAATATTACTTACGGCGGAGTTGCACAGAAGGCGGGGATCGACCTTGACTGGGAAGTATTAGTCATCGAGCAAACCAAAGAGAGACTCGACAAAGAGATTTTCTACGTCCCCGCCTTCCTATTGCTGGCATTGGTGATATTTCTCCAAAGAAGACGTAAGGCACCTGCCGAAGTAGCAAAGGAAGTTAATTATGTTTAA
- a CDS encoding TAXI family TRAP transporter solute-binding subunit, giving the protein MLNNKNTMKCTILGMAMASALAAVGVAHAAGDRFVTIGTGGVTGVYYPTGAAICRLVNKGREEHKIRCSVESTAGSVYNVNAIRAGEMDFGVIQSDVQGDAVHGTGIYADAPYKELRALFSTSAEPVHLMTLRDANINDFKQLAGKRVNIGNPGSGQRAMADLAMETLGWSKKEFSLAGELKSTEQAGALCDGKMQAVFWAAGVPNGAAQEATSTCDVKIIPVVGDWVDAIVDKNPAYTKSVIPGGTYTGNPDDIPTYGTRGTFVTSANTPDDVAYHLVKAVFDDLDAFKKLHPAFTALKAEQMVKESLSAPLHPGAIKYYKEKGLL; this is encoded by the coding sequence ATGCTGAATAACAAAAATACAATGAAGTGCACCATTCTTGGCATGGCGATGGCTAGCGCTCTTGCTGCTGTTGGTGTGGCTCATGCCGCTGGCGACCGATTTGTGACCATCGGTACTGGGGGGGTGACAGGTGTGTACTACCCCACTGGTGCGGCCATTTGTCGCTTGGTTAACAAAGGCCGTGAAGAGCACAAGATCCGCTGCTCTGTCGAGTCGACGGCGGGTTCCGTCTACAACGTCAATGCGATCCGTGCCGGCGAGATGGATTTCGGTGTCATCCAGTCTGATGTGCAGGGCGATGCAGTTCATGGCACAGGGATCTATGCCGATGCCCCCTATAAAGAATTGAGAGCACTATTTTCGACCAGTGCAGAACCTGTTCATTTGATGACACTCCGCGATGCCAATATCAACGACTTTAAACAGCTTGCGGGTAAACGGGTCAACATCGGTAATCCTGGCTCAGGCCAGCGTGCGATGGCGGACCTCGCCATGGAAACTTTGGGGTGGAGCAAAAAAGAGTTCTCTCTGGCTGGCGAGTTGAAATCAACCGAGCAGGCCGGGGCGTTATGTGACGGCAAGATGCAGGCAGTATTTTGGGCGGCTGGTGTGCCGAACGGTGCAGCGCAAGAAGCTACAAGCACCTGCGATGTGAAAATTATTCCCGTGGTCGGTGACTGGGTTGACGCGATCGTAGATAAGAATCCTGCATATACCAAGTCGGTCATACCGGGCGGTACCTACACGGGCAACCCCGACGATATTCCAACGTATGGAACACGCGGCACCTTTGTAACTTCCGCTAACACGCCTGACGATGTCGCCTATCATTTGGTTAAAGCCGTGTTTGACGACTTGGATGCATTTAAAAAGCTCCACCCTGCTTTTACGGCGCTAAAGGCTGAGCAGATGGTAAAAGAATCTCTCTCTGCACCTTTGCATCCCGGCGCTATTAAGTACTACAAAGAGAAAGGCCTGCTCTAA
- a CDS encoding PLP-dependent aminotransferase family protein has protein sequence MTHWTPDISGYSGHRYRAVAEAIRDAILSGELRPDSKLLAHREMAWRLGVTIGTVAKAYQLLAEWGLVYAKVGDGTRIKEQEDSETRLVLGRKKERRVDFGLLLPSPLNDRALRKQAFADTLTKLGNDLLRKPITGYGPELGYESHRRAGASFMAESGYSAPPSEILVTDGVQEAIHLLLSVFSKPSDIVMTEEIGYLGFKTACSIQNRVIAPIAMDDQGIIPSCLESVATKTQSKLLFIVPNIQNPTGITLSLERRKQIAEISKRCGFYIIENNPFWAISGALPPPIVSLAPDNTFYVTSLSKYASPTLRIGYLRSDIKYIPDLEIAKHALSLTGSSLQAEVARTWIKTGIIYELANWQRKEIIARWEIAKQILGEYFPADNEAKPFLWLKLPTQWRSSEFISALKLEGVACIDSSHFTQGRSKELNSVRLALTTPDTQEHLKKGLLVVKDTLGKNPMMNLPLY, from the coding sequence ATGACTCATTGGACTCCCGATATCAGTGGCTACAGCGGCCATCGCTACAGAGCAGTTGCCGAAGCCATACGCGATGCAATCCTCAGTGGAGAGCTCAGGCCTGATTCCAAGCTGCTAGCACATCGTGAAATGGCTTGGCGGCTGGGAGTTACCATTGGAACCGTCGCCAAGGCTTACCAGTTACTGGCGGAATGGGGGCTGGTTTACGCGAAGGTAGGTGATGGGACACGAATCAAAGAACAGGAAGACTCCGAAACACGCCTGGTACTAGGGCGGAAGAAGGAACGTAGAGTCGATTTTGGTCTTCTATTGCCATCTCCACTAAATGATCGTGCACTTAGAAAACAAGCTTTTGCAGACACACTGACTAAGCTAGGCAATGATCTCCTGCGCAAACCGATTACTGGTTACGGGCCCGAATTAGGTTACGAAAGCCACCGAAGAGCCGGCGCATCGTTCATGGCTGAAAGCGGTTACAGTGCCCCCCCTTCGGAAATACTAGTCACTGATGGCGTTCAGGAAGCGATTCACTTGCTATTAAGTGTATTTTCCAAACCCAGTGACATTGTAATGACAGAAGAGATTGGATACCTAGGATTCAAAACAGCCTGCTCTATTCAAAACCGGGTAATCGCCCCCATTGCCATGGATGATCAGGGAATAATCCCTTCATGCTTGGAGAGCGTAGCAACTAAAACTCAGTCTAAACTGCTGTTCATTGTACCCAACATCCAAAACCCAACGGGCATCACCTTGTCTCTAGAGCGTAGAAAACAAATCGCTGAAATTTCAAAGCGATGTGGATTTTACATTATCGAGAACAACCCTTTTTGGGCCATTTCAGGAGCGTTGCCGCCCCCCATAGTAAGCTTGGCACCCGACAATACTTTTTATGTAACCAGTCTCTCAAAGTATGCCTCCCCCACTTTACGCATCGGCTATTTGAGGTCTGATATTAAATATATTCCAGACTTAGAGATCGCCAAACATGCTCTATCATTGACTGGTTCATCACTTCAGGCTGAGGTTGCCAGAACATGGATAAAAACTGGCATCATCTATGAACTTGCAAACTGGCAGCGCAAAGAAATTATTGCACGTTGGGAAATAGCCAAACAAATTCTTGGCGAATACTTTCCTGCCGACAATGAAGCAAAGCCTTTCTTATGGTTGAAATTACCAACGCAATGGCGGTCATCTGAGTTTATTAGCGCCTTAAAGCTAGAAGGCGTTGCCTGCATCGACTCCAGCCATTTCACGCAAGGAAGAAGCAAAGAGCTCAACTCAGTGAGACTTGCACTCACAACACCAGACACCCAAGAGCACCTTAAAAAAGGGCTTCTAGTCGTAAAGGATACTCTCGGCAAAAACCCTATGATGAATCTTCCTCTCTACTAA
- the rnhA gene encoding ribonuclease HI, translating to MSEQVEIYTDGACKGNPGVGGWGALMIFQGVEKELWGGEANTTNNRMEMTAAIRALAELKRSCDVRLVTDSQYVMQGIQDWMPNWKKRGWKTAAKQPVKNADLWQQLDEQVNRHTVTWQWVRGHTGHPGNERADQLANRGVDEVRGLKHA from the coding sequence ATGAGTGAACAGGTCGAGATCTACACCGACGGCGCCTGCAAGGGTAACCCGGGCGTGGGTGGCTGGGGCGCGTTGATGATATTCCAGGGCGTGGAAAAAGAGCTGTGGGGCGGTGAGGCCAATACCACTAATAACCGTATGGAAATGACCGCGGCCATTCGCGCCCTGGCCGAGTTGAAGCGTTCTTGCGATGTGCGCCTGGTGACCGACTCACAGTATGTGATGCAGGGTATTCAGGACTGGATGCCAAACTGGAAGAAGCGCGGCTGGAAAACCGCTGCCAAGCAGCCGGTAAAAAACGCCGACCTCTGGCAGCAGCTGGATGAGCAGGTCAATCGGCATACCGTGACCTGGCAGTGGGTGCGGGGACATACCGGCCACCCAGGCAACGAACGTGCCGATCAGTTGGCCAACCGCGGCGTTGATGAAGTAAGAGGTTTGAAGCATGCGTAG
- a CDS encoding methyltransferase domain-containing protein, which translates to MTDHPFAHADSEWLDLIGAARSWLGGPLGQLLLEQERQLLEEELARFFGGYLLHYGPAADTPPDAQQIQRSVRVGAPFKGVEIVCEEQAWPLTEHAADVVVLQHGLDFSLSPHGLLREAARSVRPGGHLLIVGINPMSSWGMRHLFTRDALRQARCIAPSRVSDWLRLLGFALEKRRFGCYRPPLSSPAWQTRLASIERLGAAWQLPGGGVYVLVARKLVVGLRPLRQPSRQTVGKLLPMPVAKVSRRETPQKYNRPIN; encoded by the coding sequence ATGACCGATCATCCGTTTGCCCATGCTGATAGTGAGTGGCTCGACCTTATAGGCGCTGCGCGTAGTTGGCTGGGCGGTCCGCTCGGGCAGTTATTGCTGGAGCAGGAGCGGCAGCTACTGGAAGAAGAGCTGGCGCGCTTTTTCGGTGGATATTTGCTGCATTACGGCCCAGCTGCCGATACGCCGCCGGACGCCCAGCAGATTCAGCGCAGTGTGCGCGTGGGGGCGCCGTTCAAGGGCGTCGAAATTGTCTGCGAGGAACAAGCCTGGCCACTGACCGAGCATGCCGCTGATGTGGTGGTGCTGCAGCATGGTCTGGATTTCAGCCTGTCGCCCCATGGTTTGCTGCGTGAAGCCGCACGCAGCGTGCGCCCCGGTGGCCATTTGCTGATTGTCGGGATCAACCCGATGAGCAGCTGGGGCATGCGGCATTTATTTACCCGCGATGCGCTGCGTCAGGCACGTTGTATTGCGCCCAGCCGGGTCAGCGACTGGTTGCGCCTGCTGGGCTTCGCGCTGGAGAAACGCCGCTTCGGGTGCTATCGTCCGCCGCTTTCTTCACCGGCCTGGCAAACGCGACTGGCATCGATTGAGCGCTTGGGGGCGGCCTGGCAGCTGCCTGGCGGCGGTGTTTACGTGCTGGTGGCGCGCAAGCTGGTGGTCGGGCTACGCCCACTGCGCCAGCCCAGCCGGCAGACCGTGGGCAAATTGCTGCCGATGCCCGTAGCCAAAGTCAGCCGCCGTGAAACACCGCAGAAATATAACCGGCCGATCAATTGA
- the gloB gene encoding hydroxyacylglutathione hydrolase, translating into MIKIDALPAFTDNYIWLLQDAEQRRCAVVDPGDAAPVEAWLAANPGWQLSDILITHHHLDHVGGIERLKTLTGARVLGPANEQIPGRDLALHDGDLAEILGHCFNIVEVPGHTLGHIAYIQPEQHWLFCGDTLFAGGCGRLFEGTPEQMHGSLSRLAALPEQTQVFCTHEYTLSNLRFAAAVEPNNPEIRQRLAQVSQWREAGQISLPSSIGLERATNPFLRSAQPSVNACIAEREGPAERSPTQVFAALRAWKDRF; encoded by the coding sequence ATGATTAAAATCGACGCCCTGCCTGCATTTACCGACAACTATATCTGGCTACTGCAAGACGCTGAACAGCGTCGCTGCGCGGTTGTCGACCCTGGCGACGCTGCACCTGTCGAAGCCTGGCTGGCGGCTAATCCTGGCTGGCAGTTGAGCGACATCCTCATCACCCACCATCACCTTGATCATGTCGGTGGTATCGAGCGGCTCAAGACTCTCACTGGCGCTCGGGTGCTCGGCCCCGCAAACGAGCAGATTCCTGGGCGTGACTTGGCGCTCCACGACGGCGACCTGGCTGAGATCCTCGGGCACTGCTTCAACATCGTTGAAGTGCCGGGGCACACCCTGGGGCACATCGCCTATATCCAGCCCGAGCAACACTGGCTGTTCTGCGGTGACACGCTGTTTGCTGGCGGCTGTGGCCGGTTGTTCGAAGGCACGCCCGAGCAGATGCATGGATCACTCAGCCGCCTAGCCGCATTGCCTGAGCAGACCCAAGTGTTCTGTACCCACGAGTACACCCTGAGCAACCTGCGCTTCGCCGCGGCAGTTGAACCTAACAACCCCGAAATCAGACAGCGCCTGGCGCAGGTCAGCCAATGGCGTGAAGCAGGGCAAATCAGCCTGCCCTCATCAATCGGCCTGGAGCGCGCGACCAACCCTTTTCTGCGCAGTGCACAGCCTTCAGTCAACGCCTGCATCGCCGAGCGCGAAGGACCTGCCGAGCGTTCGCCGACTCAGGTTTTCGCCGCCTTGCGCGCCTGGAAAGATCGTTTCTAA
- a CDS encoding lytic transglycosylase domain-containing protein: MLLSPRKTLNLKALARSAQALLVIICITVAGCQSTSQQRHERTSNASLEQEPEWLDDSVAQAPEEPKDIWERVRNGYQLQETITLNPRIEQQRLWFVSNPSFIEKAGERSSPYIHFIVERLEQRDMPMELALLPMIESSYNPLAYSHAHAVGLWQFIPSTGRHFNLRQTNWYDGRRDVLASTNAALDYLSRLKEMFNGDWLLALAAYNAGEGRVSRAIERNQKLGLPTDYWNLSLPTETQNYVPKLLAVSQVVMTPHAYGVSLNPIANEPYFEKIEFKQHMNLARVAAMADLDEDELYLLNPAFKKGITLDGPQHLLVPTDKAELLTANLSLMKPQDRVDWQQYRVRSGDSLHSIANRHQLSVVTLKNINKLSSNHLRIGQMLSIPAQSGVIAREPLRQLTTAQRAPSRTYRVKNGDSLWQIAKSHKVAVNDVRRWNKLAGNSLRVGQVLTLHAGKPGTTRQSATYYKVRQGDSLYLIAKRLKVPMKTLQNWNPKAGRALKPGQTLTLYSAN, translated from the coding sequence ATGCTTTTATCACCACGCAAGACCTTGAATTTAAAGGCATTAGCACGTAGCGCGCAGGCGCTTCTGGTGATCATATGCATAACTGTGGCGGGCTGTCAGAGCACCAGTCAGCAGCGCCATGAGCGCACGTCCAACGCCAGCCTCGAGCAAGAACCCGAGTGGCTAGACGACAGCGTGGCGCAAGCTCCCGAAGAGCCTAAAGACATCTGGGAACGGGTGCGCAACGGCTATCAGCTGCAAGAGACCATCACCCTCAACCCGCGCATCGAACAGCAGCGGCTGTGGTTCGTCAGCAACCCATCCTTTATTGAAAAAGCCGGCGAGCGCAGCAGCCCTTATATCCATTTCATCGTTGAGCGTTTGGAACAGCGCGATATGCCGATGGAGTTGGCCCTGCTGCCGATGATTGAAAGCTCGTACAACCCACTGGCCTACTCACATGCCCATGCAGTTGGGCTCTGGCAGTTCATCCCGTCCACGGGTCGCCATTTCAACCTGCGCCAGACCAACTGGTACGACGGCCGCCGCGATGTGCTGGCCTCGACCAACGCCGCGCTCGATTACCTGTCGCGCCTCAAGGAAATGTTCAACGGTGACTGGCTACTCGCCCTGGCCGCTTACAACGCAGGTGAAGGCCGAGTAAGTCGAGCGATTGAGCGTAACCAGAAGCTTGGCCTGCCGACTGACTACTGGAACCTCTCGCTGCCGACCGAAACGCAGAATTATGTGCCCAAGCTATTGGCAGTCTCGCAAGTGGTGATGACACCGCACGCCTATGGCGTCAGCCTCAATCCGATAGCCAACGAGCCGTATTTCGAGAAGATCGAATTCAAGCAGCACATGAACCTTGCCCGTGTCGCCGCCATGGCCGACCTGGATGAAGATGAACTGTACCTGCTCAACCCGGCGTTCAAGAAAGGCATCACTCTGGACGGTCCGCAGCACCTGCTGGTGCCGACCGACAAAGCTGAACTGCTGACCGCCAACCTGTCATTGATGAAACCCCAGGATCGGGTGGACTGGCAGCAATACCGCGTACGTTCAGGCGACAGCTTGCACAGCATTGCCAATCGTCACCAGCTAAGCGTGGTCACGCTGAAGAACATCAATAAGCTTTCCAGCAATCACTTGCGCATCGGCCAAATGCTCAGCATTCCCGCACAGTCCGGGGTCATCGCGCGTGAGCCACTGCGCCAACTCACCACGGCGCAGCGCGCGCCCAGTCGCACCTATCGGGTTAAAAACGGCGATAGCCTCTGGCAGATCGCCAAGAGCCACAAGGTCGCGGTCAACGACGTACGGCGCTGGAACAAGCTAGCGGGCAATAGCCTGCGGGTCGGCCAGGTATTGACCTTGCACGCTGGAAAACCCGGCACAACCCGCCAGAGTGCAACCTATTACAAGGTGCGCCAGGGTGATTCGTTGTACCTGATCGCCAAGCGCCTCAAGGTGCCGATGAAGACACTGCAGAACTGGAACCCCAAGGCCGGCAGAGCACTCAAGCCTGGGCAGACCCTGACCCTATACAGTGCCAACTGA